The Chryseobacterium sp. 52 genome includes a region encoding these proteins:
- a CDS encoding phenylacetate--CoA ligase family protein, whose amino-acid sequence MEFYPAIEKSDLQEIKKFQEHKLQGLLAYLENNSPFYQKLFKENNINIADIQTLEDLQKIPTTSKNDIQQNNHDFFCIPPDKIVDYSTTSGTLGDPVTFGLSDGDLERLAYNEAISFACAGIQKGDVVQMITTIDKRFMAGLAYFLGLRKMGASVVRMGPGIPELQWDSISRYKPKYLITVPSFLLKMIDYAEKHGLDYKNSSVYGAVCIGESIKNQDFTDNILSQKIKEKWNIKLFSTYASTEMSTAFTECEFQTGGHHHPELIIAEILDDNENPVQEGENGELTITTLGVEAIPLLRFKTGDIVTAHYEPCGCGRNTMRLGPVVGRKQQMIKYKGTTLYPPAMSDILNDFNTILCYQIVIQSNEIGLDEIIIKLSTEQEHESFVNEVRDHFRAKLRVSPKIELVDFDILSKTVFNPNSRKPITFIDLR is encoded by the coding sequence TTGGAATTCTATCCGGCTATCGAGAAATCAGACCTTCAGGAAATAAAAAAGTTTCAGGAGCATAAGCTTCAGGGGCTTTTGGCTTATCTTGAAAACAATTCCCCTTTTTATCAAAAATTATTTAAAGAAAATAATATCAATATTGCTGATATTCAGACTTTAGAGGATTTGCAGAAAATTCCTACCACTTCAAAAAATGATATACAGCAGAATAATCACGATTTTTTCTGTATTCCTCCCGATAAAATTGTAGACTACAGTACGACTTCCGGAACTTTAGGAGATCCGGTAACGTTCGGGCTGTCTGACGGTGATCTTGAAAGGCTGGCTTATAACGAAGCCATTTCCTTTGCCTGTGCAGGCATTCAGAAGGGTGATGTTGTCCAGATGATCACTACAATCGATAAAAGATTTATGGCAGGTCTGGCCTATTTTTTAGGATTGAGAAAGATGGGTGCGAGTGTCGTAAGAATGGGACCCGGTATTCCCGAGCTGCAATGGGATTCTATCTCCAGATATAAACCGAAATACCTGATCACAGTTCCCTCTTTTCTTTTGAAAATGATTGATTATGCCGAAAAACATGGCCTGGATTATAAAAACTCAAGTGTTTATGGCGCAGTATGTATTGGAGAGAGTATCAAAAATCAGGATTTCACAGATAATATTCTTTCACAGAAGATCAAAGAAAAGTGGAATATTAAGTTGTTTTCAACCTATGCTTCTACAGAAATGAGCACCGCTTTCACGGAATGTGAATTCCAGACCGGAGGTCATCATCATCCTGAACTGATTATTGCGGAAATTCTTGATGATAATGAGAATCCTGTTCAGGAAGGAGAAAACGGAGAACTGACAATCACGACTTTAGGCGTTGAAGCTATTCCTTTGCTTCGTTTCAAAACCGGAGACATTGTAACAGCTCATTATGAACCATGCGGATGCGGAAGAAATACCATGAGACTGGGCCCGGTTGTAGGAAGAAAACAGCAGATGATCAAATATAAAGGGACCACACTGTATCCACCTGCTATGAGTGATATTTTAAATGATTTCAATACTATTTTATGCTACCAGATTGTTATTCAGTCTAATGAAATAGGGCTGGACGAAATTATCATCAAGCTAAGCACAGAACAGGAGCATGAAAGCTTTGTGAATGAAGTTCGTGACCACTTCCGTGCAAAATTAAGGGTAAGCCCAAAAATTGAATTGGTAGATTTTGATATTCTTTCTAAGACTGTTTTTAATCCAAACAGCAGAAAACCCATTACATTCATAGATTTGAGATAA
- a CDS encoding NAD(P)/FAD-dependent oxidoreductase has translation MSKEFVDVLVIGAGPSGCVSSSYLKKNNINVKVVEKTKFPRLVVGESLIPRVMDHFDEAGLFPALDKMGFEKKLGARFLRGDEVCIFDFSNKFGEGWDWTWQVPRADFDNTLAQEVINKGIDLEFETEVIDIQFNGTDSITTVKTKDGETKEIHSKFVIDSSGYGRVLPRLLDLEKPSKLSPHSAIFSHVEDLNREEGEEGTLISFDIIETEVWLWVIPFSNGNTSVGIVGPTEYIENLSENGDAAEALRKAISLSDYYVKRFGNVDFLFEPRHLKDYSCSVKQLFGDGYALTGNASEFLDPVFSSGMAFATESGMLAAKLALRQLNGEKIDWQKEYTDYILYGVDVFTTYVKEWYTGNLQELFFHQPENPDVKKKICAVLAGYVWNKDNPFVKKHDTVIKNLANLIKMEKQQEQQ, from the coding sequence ATGAGCAAAGAATTTGTTGATGTTCTCGTAATCGGGGCTGGGCCTTCCGGATGCGTATCTTCTTCATACTTAAAGAAGAACAATATCAACGTAAAAGTTGTTGAAAAGACAAAATTCCCAAGACTTGTAGTGGGTGAAAGCTTAATTCCCAGAGTAATGGATCATTTTGACGAGGCCGGACTTTTTCCTGCTTTGGATAAAATGGGCTTTGAAAAAAAGCTGGGAGCACGTTTTTTACGCGGCGACGAAGTTTGCATTTTTGATTTCAGTAATAAGTTCGGTGAAGGCTGGGATTGGACGTGGCAGGTTCCGAGAGCTGATTTTGATAACACTCTGGCTCAGGAAGTTATCAACAAAGGCATTGATCTGGAATTTGAGACGGAAGTTATTGACATTCAATTTAACGGAACAGATTCTATCACTACTGTAAAAACGAAAGATGGTGAAACGAAAGAGATCCATTCAAAATTCGTAATCGATTCAAGTGGTTATGGAAGAGTATTGCCCCGTCTTCTTGATCTTGAAAAACCTTCAAAATTATCCCCGCATTCTGCTATTTTCTCTCATGTAGAAGATCTTAACAGAGAGGAAGGTGAAGAGGGAACGCTGATTTCTTTTGATATTATTGAAACGGAAGTTTGGCTTTGGGTGATCCCTTTCTCTAATGGAAATACGAGCGTAGGTATTGTAGGCCCAACGGAATATATTGAAAACCTGTCCGAAAACGGAGATGCTGCAGAAGCTTTAAGGAAAGCGATCTCTCTTTCGGATTATTATGTAAAGCGTTTCGGAAATGTAGATTTCCTTTTTGAACCGAGACATCTTAAAGATTACTCCTGTTCGGTAAAGCAGTTATTCGGGGACGGATATGCCCTAACAGGGAATGCTTCTGAATTTCTTGATCCTGTTTTTTCATCGGGAATGGCGTTTGCTACAGAATCAGGAATGCTTGCCGCTAAATTGGCTTTAAGACAGCTTAATGGCGAAAAGATCGACTGGCAGAAAGAGTACACCGATTATATTCTTTATGGGGTAGATGTTTTCACCACCTATGTAAAGGAATGGTATACGGGAAATCTTCAGGAATTATTTTTCCATCAGCCAGAAAATCCGGATGTCAAGAAAAAGATCTGTGCGGTTTTAGCAGGATATGTCTGGAATAAGGACAATCCTTTTGTCAAAAAACATGATACGGTTATTAAAAACCTTGCGAACCTCATCAAAATGGAGAAACAGCAAGAGCAACAATAA
- the hutH gene encoding histidine ammonia-lyase → MKINSFLELKDFQKIIIGNEKIELDGSLLDRVETSFQFLKEFSKNKVIYGVNTGFGPMAQFKISDEDTHQLQYNLIRSHSSGIGNPLPAQEVKACMLARLNTLSLGNSGVHQSVVHLLKELINRDITPLIFEHGGVGASGDLVQLAHLALVLIGEGEVFYNGERKTTKEVFEAEGLEPIKVEIREGLALMNGTSVMSGIGIVNAYKANQLTDISIRLSCAINEIVQAYDDHFSEALNATKKHYGQQKVAERMRAHLSDSKLIRKREDHLYTHFEEQEKVFKEKVQEYYSLRCVPQILGPVLDTLEYTENVLENEINSANDNPIINVEDKHVYHGGNFHGDYISLEMDKLKIVVTKLTMLAERQLNYLLNAKINEILPPFVNLGKLGFNFGMQGVQFTATSTTAESQMLSNSMYVHSIPNNNDNQDIVSMGTNAAVICRKVIENAFEVLAIEAITIIQAVEYLGFQDKISSSTKELYDEIRKIIPAFSDDMVMYPYLEEVKKYLKTM, encoded by the coding sequence ATGAAAATAAATAGCTTTTTAGAATTGAAGGATTTTCAAAAAATTATCATTGGGAATGAAAAAATAGAACTGGATGGATCACTCTTGGATAGAGTAGAAACAAGTTTTCAGTTTTTAAAGGAATTTTCGAAAAACAAAGTAATATATGGTGTAAACACCGGTTTTGGGCCTATGGCTCAGTTTAAGATCAGTGACGAAGATACCCATCAGCTTCAGTATAATCTGATCAGAAGCCATTCTTCCGGAATTGGAAACCCATTGCCTGCTCAGGAAGTAAAAGCCTGTATGTTGGCAAGACTGAATACCCTTTCACTGGGAAATTCAGGAGTACACCAGTCTGTTGTTCATTTGCTTAAAGAATTGATCAACAGAGATATTACACCTCTGATCTTCGAGCACGGAGGCGTAGGAGCCAGTGGAGACCTTGTGCAGCTGGCACATCTTGCTTTGGTGTTGATTGGTGAAGGAGAAGTTTTTTATAACGGCGAAAGAAAAACGACGAAAGAAGTTTTTGAAGCTGAAGGATTGGAACCTATCAAAGTAGAGATCCGTGAAGGACTGGCTTTGATGAACGGAACTTCTGTGATGTCCGGGATTGGGATTGTTAATGCTTATAAAGCGAATCAGTTAACAGATATTTCGATCAGACTTTCCTGTGCCATTAATGAAATTGTTCAGGCTTATGATGACCATTTTTCAGAAGCTTTGAACGCAACAAAAAAACATTACGGTCAGCAGAAAGTAGCAGAAAGAATGCGTGCACACTTATCTGATAGCAAACTGATCAGAAAAAGAGAAGATCATCTTTATACCCACTTTGAAGAGCAGGAAAAAGTATTTAAGGAAAAAGTACAGGAATATTATTCTTTACGATGTGTTCCCCAGATCTTAGGTCCGGTTTTAGATACTCTGGAATATACAGAAAATGTCCTTGAAAACGAAATCAATTCGGCGAATGACAACCCGATTATCAATGTAGAAGATAAGCACGTCTATCATGGCGGAAATTTTCACGGAGATTATATTTCGCTTGAAATGGATAAATTGAAGATCGTTGTTACCAAACTTACGATGTTGGCAGAAAGGCAGTTGAACTACCTTTTAAATGCAAAGATCAACGAAATTTTGCCACCTTTTGTAAATTTAGGTAAATTAGGCTTTAATTTCGGGATGCAGGGGGTTCAGTTTACAGCGACTTCTACTACAGCAGAAAGCCAGATGCTTTCAAACTCCATGTATGTACACAGTATACCTAATAATAATGACAATCAGGATATTGTAAGCATGGGGACCAATGCTGCGGTGATCTGCAGAAAAGTGATCGAGAATGCTTTCGAAGTATTGGCCATTGAAGCTATTACCATTATTCAGGCTGTTGAATACCTTGGTTTTCAGGATAAAATTTCGTCTTCTACCAAAGAACTGTATGACGAAATAAGAAAGATTATTCCTGCTTTCTCAGATGATATGGTGATGTATCCCTATCTGGAGGAAGTGAAAAAATATTTGAAGACCATGTAA
- the fabG gene encoding 3-oxoacyl-ACP reductase FabG: MKCAIVTGGSRGIGRAVCIKLAEEKNYHILINYASNKAAAKETLAKVQELGATGEILKFDVASAEESLSVLTEWQDKNPDAIVEVIVNNAGITRDGLFMWMQSEDWNSVINTSLNGFFNVTNFFIQKLLRNKYGRIINMVSVSGVKGTAGQTNYSAAKGALVGATKALAQEVAKRNITVNAVAPGFIRTDMTQDFNEDELKAMIPANRFGEAEEVADLVVFLASKKASYITGEIVNINGGIYS; the protein is encoded by the coding sequence ATGAAATGTGCAATTGTCACAGGCGGCTCCAGGGGAATTGGAAGAGCAGTCTGTATAAAACTGGCAGAAGAAAAAAATTATCATATACTCATTAACTACGCTTCAAACAAAGCTGCAGCAAAGGAAACCTTGGCTAAAGTACAGGAACTTGGTGCTACAGGAGAAATCCTTAAATTTGATGTGGCCAGTGCTGAAGAAAGCTTAAGTGTTTTGACGGAATGGCAGGACAAAAATCCTGATGCAATCGTTGAGGTAATCGTAAACAATGCCGGTATCACAAGAGACGGATTATTCATGTGGATGCAGAGTGAAGACTGGAACAGTGTAATTAACACAAGCCTGAATGGCTTTTTCAATGTAACCAATTTCTTTATCCAGAAACTTCTCCGCAACAAATACGGAAGAATCATCAATATGGTTTCTGTGTCCGGAGTAAAAGGAACAGCAGGTCAAACCAATTATTCTGCAGCAAAAGGTGCTTTGGTAGGTGCTACAAAAGCGCTTGCTCAGGAAGTTGCCAAAAGAAATATCACCGTGAACGCAGTAGCTCCCGGATTTATCAGAACAGATATGACCCAGGACTTTAATGAAGACGAACTTAAAGCGATGATTCCGGCCAACAGATTTGGAGAAGCAGAAGAAGTTGCTGATCTGGTCGTATTTTTAGCTTCTAAAAAAGCATCATACATTACCGGGGAAATTGTGAATATCAACGGAGGAATCTACTCATAA
- a CDS encoding beta-ketoacyl-[acyl-carrier-protein] synthase family protein: protein MENRVVITGMGIYSCIGTSLEEVKESLYQGKSGIALVQERKEFGFRSGLTGVVPKPDLKNLLNRRQRVSMGEESEYAYLATSDALKQAGIDQDFLDAHEVGILYGNDSVSQAVVESIDIAREKKDTTLMGSGAIFKSMNSTVTMNLSTIFKLKGINLTISAACASGSHSLGLAYMMIMNGFQDMIICGGAQETNKYSMASFDGLGVFSIREDEPTKASRPFDSGRDGLIPSGGAASLVVESLESAQRRGAPIIAEIVGYGFSSNGGHISTPNVDGPALAMGRALKQSGLKAEDIDYINAHATSTPIGDANEARAIHEIFGSEVPVSSTKSMTGHECWMAGASEVVYSILMMQNDFVAPNINLENPDDEAKKINLVSKTKNQKIDVFLSNSFGFGGTNSALIVKKFD, encoded by the coding sequence ATGGAAAATAGGGTTGTAATTACCGGAATGGGAATTTATTCTTGCATCGGGACCTCTTTGGAAGAAGTCAAAGAATCCCTATATCAAGGAAAATCCGGTATTGCTTTAGTACAGGAAAGAAAAGAATTCGGATTCAGGTCTGGCCTTACAGGAGTAGTGCCGAAACCGGATCTTAAAAATCTACTCAACAGACGTCAGCGTGTAAGCATGGGCGAGGAAAGCGAATATGCTTATCTTGCGACAAGTGATGCCCTGAAACAGGCAGGCATAGACCAGGATTTTCTGGATGCCCATGAAGTAGGTATTTTATACGGAAACGACAGTGTTTCTCAGGCAGTGGTAGAATCCATAGATATTGCCAGAGAAAAGAAAGATACCACATTGATGGGATCGGGAGCGATCTTCAAATCAATGAATTCTACCGTAACGATGAACCTTTCAACTATTTTTAAATTGAAAGGAATCAATCTTACAATCAGTGCGGCATGTGCCAGCGGTTCCCATTCTTTGGGACTGGCGTACATGATGATCATGAATGGTTTTCAGGATATGATCATCTGTGGTGGCGCTCAGGAAACCAATAAATATTCAATGGCAAGCTTTGACGGACTGGGGGTTTTCTCCATAAGAGAAGACGAGCCTACAAAAGCTTCAAGACCTTTTGATTCCGGAAGAGACGGGCTTATCCCAAGTGGAGGAGCGGCCAGTCTTGTTGTGGAAAGCCTGGAATCTGCACAGAGAAGAGGAGCGCCAATTATTGCAGAAATCGTAGGCTATGGTTTCTCTTCAAACGGAGGACATATTTCTACTCCGAATGTTGACGGCCCTGCCCTGGCAATGGGAAGAGCTTTGAAACAGTCGGGATTAAAAGCAGAAGATATCGATTATATCAATGCCCATGCGACTTCCACACCAATCGGAGATGCCAATGAAGCCAGAGCGATTCATGAGATCTTCGGAAGCGAAGTCCCGGTAAGTTCTACCAAGTCTATGACCGGTCATGAATGCTGGATGGCAGGAGCAAGTGAAGTTGTCTATTCAATTCTGATGATGCAAAATGATTTCGTTGCCCCAAACATCAATCTGGAAAACCCTGACGATGAGGCGAAAAAGATAAATTTGGTCTCAAAAACGAAAAATCAAAAAATTGACGTATTTTTGTCGAATTCATTCGGATTTGGGGGAACCAACTCCGCATTAATAGTAAAAAAATTTGATTAA
- a CDS encoding acyl carrier protein, which produces MEREKIVDIVNDFLVNEFEVDGDEISNDANLKKTLGLDSLDYIDMVVVIESNFGVKLGEADFKKMITFDDFYTTIENKIAEKNA; this is translated from the coding sequence ATGGAAAGGGAAAAAATTGTTGACATCGTTAATGATTTCTTAGTAAACGAATTCGAAGTAGATGGGGATGAGATCAGTAATGACGCCAATCTGAAAAAAACGCTTGGACTTGACAGTCTGGACTATATCGACATGGTCGTTGTGATAGAATCTAATTTCGGAGTGAAATTGGGAGAAGCTGATTTTAAGAAAATGATCACTTTTGATGATTTCTATACGACTATTGAAAATAAAATCGCCGAAAAAAACGCGTAA
- a CDS encoding lipid A biosynthesis acyltransferase: MNKWKGKSKGTISGYKIFVWCIRNIGVRSSYFVLYFVASYYFLFLKKSNRYIFYYFQKRLDYGYWKSKASVFRSYFTFGKVLIDKTAISAGLRGKYTYEFDGIENLRNLLAEKRGGVLISAHIGNFEIAEHFFADIDFDCQINLVTTDQEVTVIKEYLESVAVKESNIKFIYVKDDMSHIFEINQALSNNELICFTGDRYFEGSKYLEADLLGKSAKFPAGPFMIASRLGVPVVYVYVMKEKNLHYHLYARVAKNIKNRDSQGLLNSYVQNLESMIKKYPLQWFNYFDFWDDID; encoded by the coding sequence ATGAACAAGTGGAAAGGTAAATCTAAAGGAACCATATCAGGATATAAAATATTCGTCTGGTGTATTAGAAATATCGGAGTCCGGAGTTCATATTTTGTGCTCTATTTCGTAGCATCCTATTACTTTTTATTTCTAAAAAAAAGCAACCGTTACATCTTTTACTATTTTCAGAAAAGACTTGATTACGGATACTGGAAATCAAAAGCTTCTGTATTCAGAAGCTATTTTACTTTTGGAAAGGTTTTGATTGATAAAACAGCAATTTCTGCAGGTTTAAGAGGGAAATACACCTATGAATTTGATGGAATTGAAAATCTCAGGAACCTTTTAGCCGAAAAAAGAGGGGGTGTTCTCATCAGTGCCCACATCGGAAATTTTGAAATTGCAGAACATTTCTTTGCTGATATTGATTTTGACTGTCAGATTAATCTGGTAACAACAGACCAGGAAGTGACGGTCATTAAAGAGTATCTGGAAAGCGTTGCTGTAAAAGAGAGCAATATCAAATTTATCTATGTCAAAGATGACATGTCCCATATTTTCGAGATCAATCAGGCCTTATCAAATAATGAACTGATCTGCTTCACAGGAGACCGCTATTTTGAAGGTTCAAAATATCTTGAAGCCGATCTGCTGGGGAAAAGTGCTAAATTTCCTGCCGGCCCATTCATGATTGCATCCCGACTTGGTGTTCCCGTGGTCTATGTGTATGTGATGAAAGAAAAAAATCTTCATTATCATTTATACGCAAGAGTCGCAAAAAACATTAAAAACCGTGATTCTCAGGGACTTCTCAATTCTTACGTACAGAACCTTGAATCCATGATTAAAAAATATCCCCTTCAATGGTTCAATTATTTCGATTTTTGGGATGATATTGATTAA
- a CDS encoding phytoene desaturase family protein, whose amino-acid sequence MKKEYDILVIGSGLGGLVSALILAKEGLKVCVLEKNNQYGGNLQTFSRDKLIFDTGVHYLGGLSKGQNLYQFFSYLEIMDELELHKMNEDGYDRISFGDESIEYPHAQGYENFVEQLTAYFPNEKENLESYCEEIQYVCAQFPRYQVVGKDHYNEEILHLNTKRFIESVTQDKKLQSVLLGSNFLYAGDSENIPFYVHALTVNSYIQSAYKCAKGGSQITKLLIKKLRQYGAEVHKHSEVSEFVFNENNILSSVKTKAGKEYSARKFISNIEIRSAMKLIGEERLRKSFSNRVLSWEPVSSCFSVYIVLKPQSFPNFNYNIYHYSSEEMVWNAFRYNKKNWPETYMLSSTPSKHHPDYAESLTAISYMDFEEVRAWGKTVNTVAEEQERGLKYEQFKLEKAEKMITALEKKIPNLRHSIKSIYTSSPLSYRDYIGSFDGNMYGYMKNSDNPLKTMVSPRTKTDNLFLTGQSVNMHGILGVTIGAFNTCAEILGKELIDKRLKQMINTNENE is encoded by the coding sequence TTGAAAAAAGAATACGACATACTTGTGATCGGTAGCGGATTGGGAGGTCTTGTTTCGGCTCTTATTTTGGCGAAAGAAGGTCTGAAAGTCTGTGTCCTGGAGAAAAATAACCAATACGGTGGAAATCTCCAGACTTTTTCACGGGACAAACTGATCTTTGATACCGGAGTTCACTATCTGGGAGGTCTTTCAAAAGGACAGAACCTTTATCAGTTTTTCTCCTATCTTGAAATTATGGATGAGCTGGAGCTTCACAAAATGAATGAAGATGGCTACGACAGAATTTCTTTCGGAGATGAAAGCATTGAATATCCTCATGCCCAGGGCTATGAAAACTTTGTTGAACAGCTCACGGCTTATTTTCCCAACGAAAAAGAGAACTTAGAAAGCTATTGTGAAGAAATTCAGTATGTCTGTGCCCAGTTTCCCAGATATCAGGTTGTCGGGAAAGATCATTATAATGAAGAGATCCTTCACCTGAATACCAAAAGATTCATAGAATCTGTCACCCAGGATAAAAAGCTCCAGTCTGTACTCTTGGGCTCCAACTTTTTATATGCCGGAGATTCTGAAAATATCCCCTTCTACGTTCATGCACTTACCGTGAATTCTTATATTCAGAGTGCCTATAAATGTGCAAAAGGAGGAAGTCAGATTACGAAACTGCTCATTAAAAAACTTCGCCAGTACGGAGCGGAAGTCCACAAACATTCCGAGGTTTCTGAATTTGTTTTTAATGAAAATAATATTTTGTCTTCCGTGAAAACGAAGGCGGGAAAAGAATATAGTGCCAGGAAGTTTATTTCCAACATAGAGATTCGTTCCGCTATGAAGCTGATTGGCGAAGAAAGGCTGAGAAAATCCTTTTCCAACAGAGTACTGAGCTGGGAACCTGTTTCATCATGTTTCAGTGTCTATATCGTCTTAAAACCCCAGTCTTTTCCAAATTTCAACTACAATATTTACCATTATTCATCTGAAGAAATGGTATGGAATGCGTTCCGTTATAACAAAAAAAACTGGCCGGAAACCTATATGCTATCCTCAACCCCTTCAAAACATCATCCGGACTATGCAGAAAGCCTTACCGCAATCTCTTATATGGATTTCGAAGAGGTCAGAGCATGGGGGAAAACCGTAAATACTGTTGCAGAAGAGCAGGAAAGAGGATTAAAATATGAACAGTTCAAGCTGGAAAAGGCAGAGAAAATGATCACTGCCCTGGAAAAGAAAATTCCCAATCTCAGACATTCCATAAAAAGCATCTATACTTCATCGCCCTTATCTTACCGTGACTATATTGGCAGTTTTGACGGAAATATGTACGGCTACATGAAAAACTCAGATAATCCTCTGAAAACAATGGTTTCTCCGCGGACAAAGACGGACAATCTGTTCCTGACCGGACAGTCTGTGAATATGCATGGAATTCTGGGGGTTACCATAGGTGCATTCAATACCTGTGCAGAAATCCTCGGAAAAGAGCTGATAGATAAGCGTCTGAAACAAATGATCAATACGAATGAAAATGAATAA
- a CDS encoding C45 family autoproteolytic acyltransferase/hydolase has protein sequence MNNRLTAAFRIIYFFLVLTLLSCGVSKSIHHTPDISGYALETPKVNKINDSTFSFNRNYLTKNKQQLWELYIKGNPLQLGYNNGALTQNLMQKQEEIFFSKVEGFVPSKFKQKLLRGFLKWYNRKMYLNVREDYQAELYGLSQYSSDQYNFIAPKYLRNLYLHGAHDIGHAMQDLAMVGCTSLAVWNENTEDGELLIGRNFDFYVGDDFAKNKLIEFVEPEKGIPYMSVSWPGMIGVVSGMNKEGITVTINAGKSKIPLTAKTPISLVTREILQYAKNIDEAIAIAKKRKVFVSESILVGSANDKSAVIIEVSPDNFGVYKVENTSKILCTNHFQSEAYKDDKRNQKHIIESHSEYRYEKLQELLQENKKLNPEKMAAILRDKSGLKDQKIGYGNEKALNQLLAHHAVIFSPEKKLVWVSSNPYQLGEFVCYDLNEIFSGKEAEKSLQAKTALNIARDPFADSEEFENYQISKMLGEEVSNATDSKDILLTDDFIPYYQSKNPDFWLVYYQSGKYYFSKNEFAKAKTEFAKALTKEITTVPDRKNVEKYLKKTLKKLK, from the coding sequence ATGAATAACAGGCTCACTGCAGCATTTCGGATAATTTACTTTTTCCTTGTTCTTACCCTTCTTTCGTGTGGTGTTTCAAAATCGATTCACCATACTCCCGACATCAGCGGCTATGCACTGGAAACTCCGAAGGTCAATAAGATCAATGACTCTACATTCAGCTTTAACAGGAATTATTTAACCAAAAATAAACAGCAGCTTTGGGAACTTTATATCAAAGGAAATCCATTGCAGCTGGGATATAATAACGGAGCTTTAACCCAAAATTTGATGCAGAAGCAGGAAGAAATCTTCTTTTCCAAGGTCGAAGGTTTCGTTCCGTCAAAATTTAAGCAGAAACTCCTTAGAGGGTTTTTAAAATGGTACAACCGAAAAATGTATCTCAATGTCAGAGAAGACTATCAGGCAGAATTATATGGTTTGTCCCAATATTCATCAGATCAATACAATTTTATTGCGCCCAAATATTTAAGGAACCTATACCTTCACGGAGCCCATGACATTGGCCATGCAATGCAGGATCTGGCCATGGTAGGCTGTACTTCTCTTGCAGTATGGAATGAAAATACGGAAGATGGAGAACTATTGATCGGAAGAAATTTTGACTTTTATGTCGGAGATGATTTTGCTAAAAATAAACTGATCGAATTTGTAGAACCGGAAAAAGGAATTCCCTATATGTCTGTAAGCTGGCCGGGAATGATTGGCGTTGTTTCCGGGATGAATAAAGAAGGAATTACCGTCACCATCAATGCCGGAAAATCTAAAATCCCTTTGACTGCCAAGACACCAATTTCACTCGTGACCAGAGAAATTCTGCAGTACGCAAAAAATATTGATGAGGCCATTGCCATTGCAAAAAAAAGAAAAGTATTTGTTTCCGAATCTATTCTCGTAGGAAGTGCAAATGATAAAAGTGCAGTGATTATTGAAGTTTCACCTGACAATTTTGGAGTCTACAAAGTGGAAAATACCAGTAAAATTCTCTGTACCAATCACTTTCAGTCTGAAGCCTATAAAGATGATAAACGAAATCAGAAACATATCATAGAAAGTCATTCCGAATACCGTTATGAAAAGCTTCAGGAACTTCTTCAGGAAAATAAAAAGCTGAATCCTGAAAAAATGGCAGCGATTTTACGGGATAAATCAGGTTTAAAAGACCAGAAGATCGGCTATGGAAATGAAAAAGCGCTCAATCAGCTGCTGGCTCATCATGCGGTTATATTTTCACCTGAAAAAAAACTGGTTTGGGTCTCTTCAAACCCTTATCAGCTGGGTGAATTTGTATGTTACGATCTGAATGAGATCTTTTCCGGTAAAGAGGCAGAGAAAAGCTTACAGGCAAAAACAGCACTGAATATTGCCAGAGATCCTTTTGCAGATTCCGAAGAATTTGAAAACTATCAGATATCTAAAATGCTGGGTGAGGAAGTAAGCAATGCTACAGACAGTAAGGATATACTATTAACAGATGATTTTATTCCTTATTACCAGTCTAAGAATCCAGATTTCTGGCTAGTGTATTATCAGTCAGGAAAATATTATTTCAGTAAAAATGAGTTTGCAAAAGCCAAAACGGAATTTGCAAAAGCCCTGACCAAGGAGATTACTACCGTTCCGGACCGAAAAAACGTGGAAAAATACCTAAAGAAAACTTTAAAAAAATTAAAATGA